The following proteins are encoded in a genomic region of Oncorhynchus keta strain PuntledgeMale-10-30-2019 chromosome 6, Oket_V2, whole genome shotgun sequence:
- the rabepk gene encoding rab9 effector protein with kelch motifs isoform X3, giving the protein MDASNRKMELLPVLDPEDKPRAGLWYAMIPRGGGPGVSVGHTCIYIPSEDDGKGKVLIIGGANPNGSFSESHVINLDSHEWDIPEWEGLEARYEHCSFVPESCPQSLWVFAGAQQSGNRNCVQNLQLTGGGLWKGVEVKGTPPCPRTYHTNSASVGDRLFVFSGGDSGATPVSDPNVHVFDTVTCTWSQPDTQGRHPPARHGHVVTAVGPKIYIHGGMAGEKFYSDIYSLDTSSMKWEKVQAKGDIPPGVAAHSAVALGKNIYIFGGMTPEGASNAMYRFQCGPDVLPCSEPMAIS; this is encoded by the exons ATGGATGCCTCCAACAGAAAAATGGAATTACTTCCTGTGCTGGATCCAGAGGATAAACCACGAGCAGGACTGTG GTATGCTATGATACCCAGAGGAGGTGGTCCAGGAGTTAGTGTGGGCCACACCTGTATATACATCCCCTCTGAGGATGATGGCAAGGGGAAAGTCCTGATCATAGGAGGAGCCAACCCTAATGGCAGCTTTTCAGAATCCCATGTCATAAACCTGG ACAGTCACGAGTGGGACATTCCTGAATGGGAGGGTCTGGAGGCACGGTATGAACACTGCAGCTTTGTCCCTGAGAGCTGTCCACAGAGCCTGTGGGTGTTCGCTGGGGCACAGCAGAGTGGCAACCGCAACTGTGTCCAGAACCTACAACTCACAG GCGGTGGGTTGTGGAAGGGTGTAGAGGTGAAAGGGACGCCCCCCTGTCCCAGGACGTATCACACTAACTCAGCCAGCGTCGGGGACCGACTGTTTGTCTTCTCTGGAGGGGACTCGGGGGCCACACCTGTCTCGGACCCCAACGTTCACGTCTTCGACACAG TTACCTGCACCTGGTCTCAGCCAGACACACAGGGCAGACATCCCCCTGCAAGACACGGCCACGTGGTGACAGCGGTCGGACCCAAAATCTATATCCACGGAGGCATGGCAGGAGAGAAGTTCTACAGCGACATCTACTCTCTAGACACCA GCAGTATGAAGTGGGAGAAGGTCCAAGCCAAAGGAGACATCCCCCCGGGGGTGGCTGCCCACTCGGCTGTGGCCCTCGGAAAGAACATCTACATCTTTGGAGGGATGACCCCAGAAGGGGCCAGCAATGCAATGTACAGATTTCAGTGTG GGCCAGACGTGctaccctgttctgagccaatggcaatttcctaa
- the rabepk gene encoding rab9 effector protein with kelch motifs isoform X1: protein MDASNRKMELLPVLDPEDKPRAGLWYAMIPRGGGPGVSVGHTCIYIPSEDDGKGKVLIIGGANPNGSFSESHVINLDSHEWDIPEWEGLEARYEHCSFVPESCPQSLWVFAGAQQSGNRNCVQNLQLTGGGLWKGVEVKGTPPCPRTYHTNSASVGDRLFVFSGGDSGATPVSDPNVHVFDTVTCTWSQPDTQGRHPPARHGHVVTAVGPKIYIHGGMAGEKFYSDIYSLDTSSMKWEKVQAKGDIPPGVAAHSAVALGKNIYIFGGMTPEGASNAMYRFQCDKQRWTLLRFEGNMPPNRLDHSMCVLPWRVRPEHTSGERDQAQSSSASGTVQLAFVFGGMDTQGVIHSDCVVTVLT, encoded by the exons ATGGATGCCTCCAACAGAAAAATGGAATTACTTCCTGTGCTGGATCCAGAGGATAAACCACGAGCAGGACTGTG GTATGCTATGATACCCAGAGGAGGTGGTCCAGGAGTTAGTGTGGGCCACACCTGTATATACATCCCCTCTGAGGATGATGGCAAGGGGAAAGTCCTGATCATAGGAGGAGCCAACCCTAATGGCAGCTTTTCAGAATCCCATGTCATAAACCTGG ACAGTCACGAGTGGGACATTCCTGAATGGGAGGGTCTGGAGGCACGGTATGAACACTGCAGCTTTGTCCCTGAGAGCTGTCCACAGAGCCTGTGGGTGTTCGCTGGGGCACAGCAGAGTGGCAACCGCAACTGTGTCCAGAACCTACAACTCACAG GCGGTGGGTTGTGGAAGGGTGTAGAGGTGAAAGGGACGCCCCCCTGTCCCAGGACGTATCACACTAACTCAGCCAGCGTCGGGGACCGACTGTTTGTCTTCTCTGGAGGGGACTCGGGGGCCACACCTGTCTCGGACCCCAACGTTCACGTCTTCGACACAG TTACCTGCACCTGGTCTCAGCCAGACACACAGGGCAGACATCCCCCTGCAAGACACGGCCACGTGGTGACAGCGGTCGGACCCAAAATCTATATCCACGGAGGCATGGCAGGAGAGAAGTTCTACAGCGACATCTACTCTCTAGACACCA GCAGTATGAAGTGGGAGAAGGTCCAAGCCAAAGGAGACATCCCCCCGGGGGTGGCTGCCCACTCGGCTGTGGCCCTCGGAAAGAACATCTACATCTTTGGAGGGATGACCCCAGAAGGGGCCAGCAATGCAATGTACAGATTTCAGTGTG ACAAACAGCGCTGGACCCTGTTGAGGTTTGAAGGGAACATGCCACCCAACAGACTGGACCACTCCATGTGTGTCCTACCCTGGAGAGTAAGGCCTGAGCacactagtggagagagagaccaggcccaGAGCTCCTCAGCGTCAGGGACCGTACAGCTGGCATTTGTGTTTGGAGGGATGGACACTCAGGGGGTCATACACAGTGACTGTGTTGTAACTGTCTTAACGTGA
- the rabepk gene encoding rab9 effector protein with kelch motifs isoform X2, giving the protein MELLPVLDPEDKPRAGLWYAMIPRGGGPGVSVGHTCIYIPSEDDGKGKVLIIGGANPNGSFSESHVINLDSHEWDIPEWEGLEARYEHCSFVPESCPQSLWVFAGAQQSGNRNCVQNLQLTGGGLWKGVEVKGTPPCPRTYHTNSASVGDRLFVFSGGDSGATPVSDPNVHVFDTVTCTWSQPDTQGRHPPARHGHVVTAVGPKIYIHGGMAGEKFYSDIYSLDTSSMKWEKVQAKGDIPPGVAAHSAVALGKNIYIFGGMTPEGASNAMYRFQCDKQRWTLLRFEGNMPPNRLDHSMCVLPWRVRPEHTSGERDQAQSSSASGTVQLAFVFGGMDTQGVIHSDCVVTVLT; this is encoded by the exons ATGGAATTACTTCCTGTGCTGGATCCAGAGGATAAACCACGAGCAGGACTGTG GTATGCTATGATACCCAGAGGAGGTGGTCCAGGAGTTAGTGTGGGCCACACCTGTATATACATCCCCTCTGAGGATGATGGCAAGGGGAAAGTCCTGATCATAGGAGGAGCCAACCCTAATGGCAGCTTTTCAGAATCCCATGTCATAAACCTGG ACAGTCACGAGTGGGACATTCCTGAATGGGAGGGTCTGGAGGCACGGTATGAACACTGCAGCTTTGTCCCTGAGAGCTGTCCACAGAGCCTGTGGGTGTTCGCTGGGGCACAGCAGAGTGGCAACCGCAACTGTGTCCAGAACCTACAACTCACAG GCGGTGGGTTGTGGAAGGGTGTAGAGGTGAAAGGGACGCCCCCCTGTCCCAGGACGTATCACACTAACTCAGCCAGCGTCGGGGACCGACTGTTTGTCTTCTCTGGAGGGGACTCGGGGGCCACACCTGTCTCGGACCCCAACGTTCACGTCTTCGACACAG TTACCTGCACCTGGTCTCAGCCAGACACACAGGGCAGACATCCCCCTGCAAGACACGGCCACGTGGTGACAGCGGTCGGACCCAAAATCTATATCCACGGAGGCATGGCAGGAGAGAAGTTCTACAGCGACATCTACTCTCTAGACACCA GCAGTATGAAGTGGGAGAAGGTCCAAGCCAAAGGAGACATCCCCCCGGGGGTGGCTGCCCACTCGGCTGTGGCCCTCGGAAAGAACATCTACATCTTTGGAGGGATGACCCCAGAAGGGGCCAGCAATGCAATGTACAGATTTCAGTGTG ACAAACAGCGCTGGACCCTGTTGAGGTTTGAAGGGAACATGCCACCCAACAGACTGGACCACTCCATGTGTGTCCTACCCTGGAGAGTAAGGCCTGAGCacactagtggagagagagaccaggcccaGAGCTCCTCAGCGTCAGGGACCGTACAGCTGGCATTTGTGTTTGGAGGGATGGACACTCAGGGGGTCATACACAGTGACTGTGTTGTAACTGTCTTAACGTGA
- the hspa5 gene encoding endoplasmic reticulum chaperone BiP yields MRLLCVVLLVASSVFADDEDKRESVGTVVGIDLGTTYSCVGVFKNGRVEIIANDQGNRITPSYVAFTAEGERLIGDAAKNQLTSNPENTVFDAKRLIGRAWTDSAVQHDIKYFPFKVIEKKSKPHIQVDIGGGQLKTFAPEEISAMVLTKMKETAEAYLGKKVTHAVVTVPAYFNDAQRQATKDAGVIAGLNVMRIINEPTAAAIAYGLDKKDGEKNILVFDLGGGTFDVSLLTIDNGVFEVVATNGDTHLGGEDFDQRVMEHFIKLYKKKTGKDVRKDNRAVQKLRREVEKAKRGLSAQHQARIEIESFFDGEDFSETLTRAKFEELNMDLFRSTMKPVQKVMEDSDLKKTDIDEIVLVGGSTRIPKVQQLVKEFFNGKEPSRGINPDEAVAYGAAVQAGVLSGEEDTGDLVLLDVCPLTLGIETVGGVMTKLIPRNTVVPTKKSQIFSTASDNQPTVTIKVYEGERPLTKDNHLLGTFDLTGIPPAPRGVPQIEVTFEIDVNGILRVTAEDKGTGNKNKITITNDQNRLTPEDIERMVNDAERFADEDKKLKERIDARNELESYAYSLKNQIGDKEKLGGKLSAEDKETIEKAVEEKIEWMESHQEAELEDFQAKKKELEEVVQPIVSKLYGSAGGPPPEGGEEEGEADQGDKDEL; encoded by the exons ATGAGGCTTTTGTGCGTGGTTCTGCTGGTCGCCAGCAGTGTTTTTGCCGATGATGAAGACAAGCGGGAAAGTGTGGGAACCGTGGTTGGCATCGACTTGGGGACCACCTATTCCTG TGTTGGTGTGTTCAAGAATGGTCGTGTTGAGATCATTGCCAACGACCAGGGAAACCGCATCACTCCATCCTATGTGGCCTTCACCGCAGAGGGGGAGCGTTTAATCGGTGACGCCGCCAAGAACCAGCTCACCTCCAACCCCGAGAACACAGTTTTTGATGCCAAGAGACTGATTGGCCGTGCCTGGACTGATTCTGCTGTACAGCATGACATCAAGTACTTCCCCTTCAAG GTTATCGAGAAGAAGAGCAAGCCCCATATTCAGGTGGACATCGGAGGAGGTCAGCTCAAGACCTTCGCTCCAGAGGAGATCTCTGCCATGGTTCTCACCAAGATGAAGGAAACCGCCGAGGCTTACCTGGGAAAGAAAGTGACACACGCGGTGGTCACTGTCCCCGCCTACTTCAATGACGCCCAGCGTCAGGCCACCAAGGATGCCGGAGTCATCGCCGGCCTGAATGTCATGAGGATCATCAACGAACC AACTGCAGCTGCCATCGCCTACGGCCTGGACAAGAAGGACGGTGAGAAGAACATCCTGGTGTTCGACCTGGGCGGCGGCACCTTTGATGTTTCCCTCCTGACCATCGACAACGGTGTGTTTGAGGTAGTCGCCACCAACGGCGACACCCACTTGGGAGGAGAGGACTTTGACCAGCGTGTCATGGAGCACTTCATCAAGCTGTACAAGAAGAAGACTGGTAAGGACGTGCGCAAGGACAACCGTGCTGTGCAGAAGCTGCGTCGTGAGGTGGAGAAGGCCAAGAGAGGCCTGTCTGCCCAGCACCAGGCTCGCATTGAGATTGAGTCCTTCTTCGACGGAGAGGACTTCTCAGAGACCCTGACCCGTGCCAAGTTTGAGGAGCTCAACATG GACCTGTTCCGTTCCACCATGAAGCCCGTGCAGAAGGTGATGGAGGACTCTGACTTGAAGAAGACCGACATTGACGAGATTGTCTTGGTGGGTGGCTCTACCCGTATCCCCAAGGTCCAGCAGCTGGTGAAGGAATTCTTCAATGGCAAGGAGCCCTCTAGGGGCATCAACCCTGACGAGGCTGTGGCCTATGGAGCTGCCGTGCAGGCTGGAGTGCTGTCTGGAGAAGAGGACACAG GTGACCTGGTTCTTCTGGATGTGTGCCCCCTGACCCTGGGTATTGAGACTGTGGGAGGAGTCATGACCAAGCTGATCCCCAGAAACACTGTGGTGCCAACCAAGAAGTCCCAGATCTTCTCTACCGCCTCTGACAACCAGCCCACTGTCACCATCAAagtttacgagg GTGAGCGTCCCCTGACCAAAGACAACCACCTGCTGGGAACCTTCGACCTGACTGGCATCCCCCCCGCACCTCGTGGTGTGCCCCAGATCGAGGTCACCTTCGAGATTGATGTCAACGGCATCCTGCGTGTCACAGCTGAGGACAAGGGAACAGGCAACAAGAACAAGATCACCATCACCAATGACCAGAACCGTCTGACTCCCGAGGACATTGAGCGCATGGTCAACGATGCCGAGCGCTTCGCCGACGAGGACAAGAAGTTGAAGGAGCGCATTGATGCCCGCAACGAGCTTGAAAGCTATGCCTACTCGCTCAAGAACCAGATCGGCGACAAGGAGAAGCTGGGCGGTAAGCTGTCAGCCGAGGACAAGGAAACCATAGAGAAAGCCGTAGAGGAGAAGATTGAGTGGATGGAGTCTCACCAAGAGGCTGAGCTGGAGGACTTCCAggcaaagaagaaggagctggaaGAGGTGGTGCAGCCGATTGTCAGCAAGCTTTACGGAAGTGCAGGTGGACCCCCGcctgagggaggagaagaagagggagaggcagatcAGGGTGACAAGGATGAGTTGTAA